The proteins below come from a single Nocardiopsis gilva YIM 90087 genomic window:
- a CDS encoding gamma carbonic anhydrase family protein — protein sequence MNGPLVGDGPFGTPDIHPGAWIAPGAVVVGRVRIGDRSGVWYGSVLRGDTEEIVVGELCNIQDQCGLHSDPGEPAVLGDRVSLGHKAMVHGAVVEDGALIGIGATVLGGARVGAGALVAAGALVPPGKTVPAGTLWAGVPGKVIRELTDSDREVFADTPEKYERYARDHRKVTWR from the coding sequence ATGAACGGACCCCTGGTGGGCGATGGCCCGTTCGGTACGCCCGATATCCACCCCGGTGCGTGGATCGCCCCGGGGGCGGTCGTTGTGGGCCGCGTCCGGATCGGGGATCGCAGCGGTGTCTGGTACGGCTCGGTGCTGCGGGGCGACACCGAGGAGATCGTCGTGGGTGAGCTGTGCAACATCCAGGACCAGTGCGGGCTGCACTCCGATCCGGGAGAGCCCGCTGTGCTGGGCGATCGCGTCAGCCTGGGCCACAAGGCGATGGTGCACGGCGCGGTGGTCGAGGACGGCGCACTGATCGGCATCGGGGCCACCGTGCTCGGCGGAGCCCGGGTGGGAGCGGGGGCACTCGTCGCCGCCGGAGCGCTGGTGCCTCCGGGCAAGACCGTTCCCGCCGGCACCCTGTGGGCGGGCGTTCCCGGAAAAGTCATCCGCGAACTCACCGATAGTGACCGTGAGGTCTTTGCCGACACGCCGGAAAAATACGAGCGGTACGCACGCGATCACCGCAAGGTGACCTGGCGCTAG